A region from the Poecilia reticulata strain Guanapo linkage group LG12, Guppy_female_1.0+MT, whole genome shotgun sequence genome encodes:
- the b3galt9 gene encoding putative UDP-GlcNAc:betaGal beta-1,3-N-acetylglucosaminyltransferase LOC100288842 — protein MSNEAFAAAVMQCCLCKMRTHQWCFLLFNILLFHALLFGADFVEEYLLQPSPVVYTDGMVADVRERARKLDLSTARQNVSRDYIISNPDACRKPDLFLLALVFSSPANITQRNAVRRTWANQAQIQESPIKVLFFTASTESSTTQQDLIKESELHGDLIQSRVVDVSPLYGAKENTLLALRWVITFCPRARLVLLTEDSVFINLPAIGSYLRGLHRNSEDLYLGRVIQKQSPDRNPNSPRYLSRILYPDKYLPEYCEGTAYILSQDVARKVYVASSSVLAPIPADVFVGFCAQKAGVTPTHSARFSGERHIHYNACCYRHLFSSAGMGSQELERVWQDLEQKGGKCSLLKTYSGLVACKVRTYLDKMLLQNSKEQT, from the exons ATGAGCAACGAAGCTTTTGCAGCAGCTGTCATGCAG TGCTGTTTGTGTAAGATGCGTACCCATCAGTGGTGTTTCCTCCTGTTCAACATCTTGCTGTTCCATGCACTGCTGTTCGGGGCAGATTTTGTCGAGGAGTACCTCCTGCAGCCGTCCCCCGTGGTTTACACTGATGGCATGGTTGCAGATGTGAGGGAGAGAGCAAGAAAACTGGACTTGAGCACCGCAAGGCAGAATGTATCCAGGGATTATATCATTTCTAATCCCGATGCCTGCAGAAAACCCGACCTCTTCCTCCTCGCTCTGGTCTTCAGCTCCCCGGCCAACATCACCCAAAGAAATGCAGTGAGGAGAACGTGGGCAAACCAAGCACAAATTCAAGAATCTCCCATTAAGGTACTCTTCTTCACAGCATCGACTGAATCTTCTACCACCCAACAGGATCTCATCAAAGAGTCTGAACTTCATGGTGATTTGATCCAAAGCCGTGTCGTAGATGTGTCGCCCCTCTATGGAGCAAAGGAGAACACACTGCTGGCTCTTCGTTGGGTAATCACTTTCTGTCCTCGCGCACGTTTGGTTCTGTTGACTGAGGACTCTGTGTTCATAAACCTACCTGCCATTGGGAGCTACCTGCGGGGGCTTCACAGGAATTCAGAAGACCTATATCTAGGCAGAGTGATCCAGAAACAGTCCCCTGATAGGAACCCCAACAGCCCACGCTACCTGTCCCGCATTCTCTACCCTGACAAGTATCTACCAGAATACTGTGAAGGAACtgcttacattttgtcacaggaTGTGGCCCGTAAAGTCTACGTTGCATCGTCGTCGGTCCTTGCCCCCATTCCGGCTGAcgtttttgtaggtttctgtgcTCAGAAAGCGGGCGTCACACCAACTCACAGTGCCAGGTTCTCAGGAGAGAGACATATCCATTACAATGCTTGCTGCTACCGACATCTGTTCAGCTCGGCAGGAATGGGGAGTCAGGAGCTGGAACGAGTGTGGCAAGACCTTGAACAGAAAGGTGGAAAATGTTCCCTGCTTAAGACGTACTCTGGCCTTGTGGCCTGCAAAGTCCGCACatatttggataaaatgttgTTACAAAACTCAAAAGAGCAGACTTGA
- the psmd5 gene encoding 26S proteasome non-ATPase regulatory subunit 5, with amino-acid sequence MAATIQSLLEEISGVEDPVEELQSLKTALLSIPVSALRDVLSGQRFDVIFSLLNTNEREQVDLCVDILERILIALSPLHLVQNYREKLQEGLSHPNDTVKILALTQIGRVVEHPEAVTQILNSHDILRAVILCIGEEKIAVAKQAIQSLSKISHSKSGLDKLFQSDLLEVMKEVMGKNDIIRYRIYELVVEISSFSPISLGYCANSGLISQLLSELTGDDVLIRATSIEMVTTLAHSQHGRQYLAQQGIMDKISNMIRGVDMDPFASLYLPGLVKFFGNLAITDSPQQVCESYPIFLNKVFDMAMDSDPVMVGVALDTLGLLGSTVEGKQVLQKTGENFKSVFLRISQHASSGATELRVRSLDAISQLLTLLPEHQTEDLLSLTESWFHLLSNQPMDMIRNISTQPFPELHCGALRIFSAIASQPWGQKTMVNTPGFMEFILDRSTGQSKEAKDAKFELVGSLLGSSTASEILGSQNYIRLKTYLSEGPYYVSAVASVSTEGAD; translated from the exons ATGGCAGCCACCATTCAAAGTTTGCTGGAAGAAATATCCGGAGTTGAAGACCCAGTGGAAGAGTTGCAGAgcttaaaaactgctttgttgtCCATTCCAGTCAGCGCTCTGAGAGACGTCCTGAGCGGACAGCGTTTCGATGTGATTTTCTCTCTGCTGAACACTAATGAAAG GGAGCAGGTTGATCTGTGTGTGGACATTCTTGAACGCATCCTAATAGCCCTCAGTCCTTTGCATTTGGTGCAGAACTACAGAGAAAAGCTGCAAGAGGGTTTGAGCCATCCAAACGACACAGTTAAAATACTGGCCTTGACACAG attggCAGGGTGGTGGAGCACCCAGAGGCCGTCACGCAAATCCTCAACAGCCATGACATTTTACGGGCGGTGATCCTTTGCATCGGTGAGGAGAAAATTGCTGTGGCAAAACAG gcAATTCAGTCCCTTTCTAAAATAAGTCACTCTAAGTCTGGATTAGACAAGTTATTTCAGAGTGATCTCCTTGAAGTCATGAAGGAAGTGATGGGCAAAAACGACATAATCAGATACAGAATATATGAG CTGGTGGTTGAAATCTCATCTTTTTCTCCAATTTCTCTTGGTTACTGTGCCAACAGCGGCCTCATTTCCCAGCTGCTCAGCGAGCTGACTGGAGACGACGTCCTAATCAG GGCCACGTCGATTGAGATGGTGACCACTCTGGCTCACAGTCAGCATGGGCGCCAGTATTTGGCCCAGCAGGGCATAATGGATAAGATTTCCAACATGATCAGAGGAGTTGATATGGACCCGTTTGCCTCCCTCTACCTTCCAG GTTTGGTGAAATTCTTTGGGAACCTGGCCATTACGGACAGCCCCCAGCAGGTTTGTGAATCCTACCCCATCTTCCTGAACAAGGTATTTGACATGGCCATGGATTCGGACCCCGTCATGGTCGGAGTGGCCCTGGACACTTTGGGATTACTTGGTTCTACGGTCGAGGGGAAACAGGTTCTCCAGAAGACGG gAGAAAACTTCAAGTCTGTGTTCTTGAGAATCAGCCAACATGCTAGTTCTGGAGCTACTGAGCTCAGAGTTCGAAGCTTGGACGCCATATCACAGCTGCTCACCCTTCTG ccggAGCATCAGACAGAAGACCTTCTGTCCCTGACGGAGTCCTGGTTCCACCTTCTGTCTAACCAGCCAATGGATATGATTCGCAACATCAGCACTCAGCCTTTTCCAGAGCTGCACTGCGGGGCTTTGAGGATCTTCTCT GCCATTGCAAGCCAGCCGTGGGGTCAGAAGACGATGGTTAACACTCCTGGTTTCATGGAGTTCATTTTGGATCGCTCGACTGGCCAATCAAAGGAGGCGAAAGATGCCAAATTTGAACTGGTGGGATCTCTTCTGGGCTCATCTACAGCGTCAGAAATACTGGGCAGTCAGAACTACATCCGCCTGAAGACGTATCTGAGTGAAGGACCCTACTACGTATCAGCCGTGGCCTCCGTCAGCACGGAAGGAGCGGACTAA